In the genome of Hirundo rustica isolate bHirRus1 chromosome 16, bHirRus1.pri.v3, whole genome shotgun sequence, the window GCTGAGACAGAACAGATCATTTCAACACAAGCAAAgctctctgcctctcttcccCTGAGATCCCCCATGAAACCCATCTGTTCTGTGGTGCCTTGCACTCCACAACAGCCAGCACTGCACCACCCCATGCTgtcctgtgcagctctgctctgtgctgtcctgtggcagctccaatctgtgctgtcctgtgcagctccgctctgtgctgtcctgtgcagctccgctctgtgctgtcctgtgcaCCAatgctctgtgctgtcctgtgcaCCAatgctctgtgctgtcctgtggcagctccaatctgtgctgtcctgtgcaCCAatgctctgtgctgtcctgtgcaCCAatgctctgtgctgtcctgggCACCAATGCTCTGTGCTGTCCTCTGTACCAatgctctgtgctgtcctgtgcagctccgatctgtgctgtcctgtgcaCCTATGCCCTGTACTGTCTTGTGCAGCTCCactctgtgctgtcctgtgcagcttcgctctgtgctgtcctgtgcagctccgctctgtgctgtcctgtgcagctccgctctgtgctgtcctgtgcaCCAatgctctgtgctgtcctgtgcagctctgctctgtgctgtcctgtgcaCCTAtgccctgtgctgtcctgtgcaCCAATGCTCTGTGCTCCTGAACTGCGAGTTCTTCCAGAGGGAATCCGTCCTATTCACCCAACACAGCTCTCCCATTCTCCTCAGGCCTGTGTGCTCACAGGGCTGTGGAAACACAGTGTGTCTGAAGAGGCTCCACAGCTGGGAGAGAGCAGGATTTTACTGCTGGGGCTCGGCCTCGGGATGCAGGGTCAGGGATATTCACCCTTCACCCTGCCATGAGCAGCCGTGTCTGAGATGGCACAGAGCCATTTCGGACAAATGCAGGGATGAAACCCTCGTGATCACAGTTATGAGGGCACCCTCTGCAAGTTTGCTGGCAGCTCCCGGCTGTGTCGGGTGGTCATGCACTGGAGGAATGGGATGGCATCCAGAAGGGCCTGGAAAGGTTCAGAGGTGGGACTGTGCCAACCTCGTGAAGTTCAGCAAGGCCACGGGCAAGGTGCTACACTTgtgacaggacccagggaatggctggagctgtgttaGGAGGGTTAGCTTGGATTTTGGGAAGGTTCTtgccccagagggtgctgggcactgcccatgctccccagggaatgggcagagCCCCGAGGCTGCCCAAGCTCCAGGAGCATTCAGGCACcgctgccagggatgctcagggtgggattgttggggtgtgaATTTCCTCTCTAcatttgaagccattcccccttgctCTGTCACTCCGGTTCCTGAGGCATTATCCCTCTCGTTTGTTGGGGATCGTTGGAGTGTCCTGcgctgagccaggagctggactggacCATCCTTGCGCATCCAGTCCAACTCAGGGTATTCTGTAGCTCTGTGACTATTCATAAGCGACATGACGCGGAGAAATTACTTCAAAACGAAAGAGGGAAGGGTTAGACTGTATATTAGGACGAAATTCTTgtctgtgagggtggggaggccctgacACATGTTGCCGAGAGAAGCTGCGGCCGccgcatccctggaagtgcccaaggccaggccgGACACATCCCGGCCGCCAGCCGCGCCTCACGGAGGCGAACGCTGCGGCTTTAAGGAGGCGGTCGCGGCGTGTGCCCGGCCCGTCATGCCGCTCGGGGGGCCGGGCCGCTGCCGTGTGCCGGCGGTGCCGCCATGTACCGCCTGTGCCGGCTGTCCCGGCCGCTGGCCCGGCTGTCCCGGCCGCTGGCCCCGCCGCTGGCCGCCGTCCCCCCGCGCtgcgcccccggccccgcctgggccgcgctgccgccgggcccgggcccgcgCCGCGCCAACGCCAAGGTACGTGAGGGCTGCCCAGCGCCCCGATCTCAAAGCGCTCCTCGGCTTTCTGGGGGTGTCTTCAAGTATTTTTTGGAGGTATCCTCGCCCTCCGCCCCCTCTCCCGTCCCCGTGGGATGGATGAGTCGTGTGTATCCCGGCTTTCCCTGGGAGTTGGTTTGCACCTGCTGCTGGGCACGTTGTCGGTGTGAGCTTTCTGCAGTTTAATTTTACAGCGTGAATCCTCCTCCCTCGTTGCGAAGCGTCACGGGGTGTTTTAGATGTGTTTTCGTGCTTTGAATCGCCTGAATGATGTGAAGAAAATCGGCCTTTAAGCTGAAATATTATCGCAGAGTGACATGGAAATAGGCAGCAGCTTTACTTGCTAAGCTGGACGTTATTCCGTACATGACTGCCCTGAGTATGCCAAATAATATCTGTTGAAATGgttctttttttacattttgggtCAATACCATTCCTGATGTGAATTGGAATGGACTTGGAAGATCAGAAGCAGTTTTTCAGTCCTGATGATCCATCTGTAAGATCCAGAGCTCACGAGCCACAAAAGAAACATCTGAATTTATCCATTGTGCTTGCAGATTTTTGAAATTACAAGAACCGGGATAAGCTGAGCCTCACAATTTCCTGTTTCTGTATTTGTATGACTTCCTGTCAgaataaaatacaaagtaacacaaataattacaaaagagaaaactaGCAAACAGATAGGGGTTTAGGGTTTGAGTGGGTGGTGTGCTTACCATGGGGGTTGTAAGACTGTCTTATATGCTAATTAGCATACCTAATAAATCCAATTAGCATAACCTTAATAAGTTGAAGAATaatcaagaatatttttcttctaatttgtGTGCCTTGAAACCACAGTGGGGAGTGGTGGCAGGCACTtggtggctgtccctgtcctgtggtGGCTGTCATTGTCAccactgctgctgagctgggctggagagaaAGGACTCCTCTAATCTTTCCTGACTATTGCTGACTAATTAGAGACAAATCCCGAGGGGTttgtggaaatgttttcttcctgttagtACTTCTTTGGCGAGCGTAGGGGATTTCCAAGGGCTGCCTTAttgctcccagctcagctgccctcctttgatttcttttcacattGCTTTGGGATATGGCTTAGTATCAACTTCTGCATTCAAAATGTACCCAAGTAAAAATCTGTCAGTGACTTCTACTGTGACAAACACTTTTCAGTGCAGTCGGGCTCTTGGCACCAGCCCTGGTGTGTCCCTGCAGTAGTTGTCTACACCGTGGCAACAGAGCTGCTTGTTGCTGTCAACAATCGCAGTTCTTCCTTTGATCAACTCATCCATTAGGGGTGATTTATAGAACTTAAACATTGGATCTCGTCCATCAGTGAGCTGTTATTGAGTGGCACCAGGTGGGCTTGCAGTGCCACTGGCTGCTGGAACAGCAAGCTGTGCTCCGAGGGTTCTCTGGGTAAAGCTGAGCAGTGGGTGGAAGCAAATTGCTCTCACACCTCAGTCTCatggctccagcagctgtgtgggtgtGCCTTGGCACACATTCGGATCAAATAATCTGGTTTTCATTATGGAACCTGAATTGTGTAAGAATTTACGCCGAGCTCAGTGCATTCCTTTGACAGGAACAGTTGGGAGAGGGGAGCTTGTCTGGGCTCTGCCACAGCATCTGCTGTGCTGATGTGGAAAAGGAGTGAGTTACTGTCTTCCCAGATCACTGTGTGCAAGGCACATCTTTCATTATTTCAGCTAACTGTAATATGATCTTGTGTGTAATGCTAAGAAATGCtttgaattgttttctttttaggacGCAGCTGAAACCCTCAAAAAGACAGCCACTGATCCCAGTGCTGAAAACAAGAAACTCAACAAATCCCAGCAGCTGAAACAAATCTTTAAAGAATATGGTGCCGTCGGGGTTTCTTTCCATGTTGGAATTTCCTTAGTATCTCTGGGAATCTTCTACCTGGCTGTGTCAAGGTGAGGTTTGTACAGCTGTCTGTCACCTCTAGGTAGTGGTAAAAGTAAAACACATTTACCATTGTGCTGATCTCTGGCAGGAGACTTTATGCCTGTTGGATCTACAGTTAGCTCCTGAATTTTGGGTATGGATGGGTCCATAAATGGACCTGATCTCCCAGCAGGCATGAGACAAGAGAGTTGTACGTGGTCATTTTGCACAggttcagcagcagaaaaaacagcagaCACAGCACCAACATAACTGACCGggcagaaaatgcatttgttttgcaGATAGCTTTTGTTCTTGCTTGGTCTGGAGAGATAGAGCCATGCAACAGTGCTGGGGCTCAGAGATAAACGTATTCTTCTGGGTGTTGAACACAGTTTGTGCAGTTGAAGTGCAGAAAATAACAGCCACTAGAAGAGGATTAGAGTGAACACGCGAGGGAACCGTACAGGAGTCAGGTGGGGAATTGTGTGTGTGGCTTTGTGGAATGCATCAGTTACATGAGGTGT includes:
- the FAM210B gene encoding protein FAM210B, mitochondrial, producing MYRLCRLSRPLARLSRPLAPPLAAVPPRCAPGPAWAALPPGPGPRRANAKDAAETLKKTATDPSAENKKLNKSQQLKQIFKEYGAVGVSFHVGISLVSLGIFYLAVSSGVDMSAVLFKLGFSEASLQSRMAAGTSTFVLAYAVHKLFAPVRISITVVSVPFIVRYCRKVGFFKPPASSP